One region of Armigeres subalbatus isolate Guangzhou_Male chromosome 3, GZ_Asu_2, whole genome shotgun sequence genomic DNA includes:
- the LOC134224771 gene encoding CLIP domain-containing serine protease B4-like has product MVRKSGRVVPFLLLGLASLGSALNENDQCTNPAGQSGRCIYFRECDPLLKIYSKPIISLRMKVNLAENSRCGMTADRKPLVCCAVSIDAGPRSQYSLPKPPNCGVDFQDRIVGGQRTGLDEFPWTGLIEYRKPNGRTGFHCGASLINSRYVLTAGHCIKAIPNGWEVIGVRLGEWDLDNAIDCQEDNNCADAPVNLGVEKIIVHEDYNPSNKAQYNDIALIRFNRDVRFSAFISPVCLPIENAQRTKNNVGTRGVATGWGRTETASASNVKLKVELEIQDLQSCANTYRPSGVTLRDTQLCAGGVRGQDTCSGDSGGPLTKLDRANNYLYGIVSFGPNKCGTKGVPGVYTSVAKYVDWIEANI; this is encoded by the exons ATGGTTCGTAAATCAGGGCGAGTTGTGCCCTTCCTACTATTAGGGTTGGCATCGTTGGGATCTGCCTTGA ACGAGAATGATCAGTGCACCAATCCAGCTGGACAGTCCGGCCGATGCATCTATTTCCGAGAATGCGATCCCTTGctcaaaatctacagcaaacCCATCATCTCGCTTCGGATGAAAGTCAATCTTGCAGAAAATAGCCGTTGTGGCATGACGGCCGACAGAAAACCGCTG GTTTGTTGCGCCGTTTCAATTGATGCAGGACCACGGAGTCAGTATTCTCTACCGAAGCCGCCCAACTGTGGAGTAGATTTCCAAGATCGAATCGTTGGAGGCCAGAGAACCGGGCTGGACGAGTTCCCGTGGACCGGTTTGATCGAATATCGCAAACCGAACGGACGCACTGGTTTCCACTGTGGAGCATCGCTGATTAACTCGCGCTACGTATTAACAGCGGGACATTGTATCAAGGCCATTCCAAATGGTTGGGAAGT AATCGGTGTCCGATTGGGAGAATGGGATCTGGACAACGCGATCGATTGCCAGGAGGACAACAACTGCGCGGACGCACCGGTCAACCTGGGTGTCGAGAAGATCATTGTCCATGAAGATTACAATCCGTCGAATAAGGCACAGTACAACGATATTGCTTTGATTCGCTTCAACCGGGATGTTCGATTTTCCGCGTTCATATCTCCGGTTTGCTTGCCAATTGAGAATGCGCAGCGTACGAAGAACAACGTTGGCACAAGGGGTGTAGCCACTGGTTGGGGCCGAACGGAAACCGCCAGTGCAAGCAACGTCAAACTAAAGGTTGAACTGGAGATTCAGGACCTTCAGAGCTGTGCCAACACATACAGACCATCGGGAGTGACTTTGAGAGATACGCAACTTTGCGCCGGTGGAGTACGTGGACAAGATACTTGCAGTGGTGATTCCGGTGGTCCGTTGACAAAGTTGGATCGGGCCAATAATTATCTTTATGGAATTGTCAGTTTTGGACCGAACAAATGCGGAACCAAGGGAGTGCCTGGTGTGTACACAAGCGTGGCCAAATATGTCGATTGGATCGAGGCGAATATATAA
- the LOC134221851 gene encoding uncharacterized protein LOC134221851 produces the protein MVERSMQGINKITAIVSLRRDNWKEALADYVAAYNSWPHHVTKIPPAELMFGRPIRGLLPDIRTDQQLMDDSELRERDQAAKFNRNIREDIRRGAGSSEISIGDKVLVSRQKRDKADSVYKNALHEVVKITGEGRATITDLTSSKTFDRNVKHLKRFRERSQEKMTTGRNKKETPGENTHSTGQNLDGCGLQGEESPIENVISCRGETVSKRRAARIIKRPQRYVAATNMLPDLVTIKLLPSFSSNLCCSGCGISITITTLSWVTGSVRVVCMKSENNKHIDNVELTSGVSAIHKFLDITVTMEETYGIGYIFLAPLDFAKAAFDELSLFI, from the exons ATGGTCGAAAGAAGTATGCAAGGCATAAATAAAATAACTGCCATCGTCAGTCTACGTAGAGATAACTGGAAGGAGGCTCTAGCGGATTATGTAGCGGCTTACAACTCGTGGCCACATCATGTCACGAAGATTCCACCTGCCGAACTCATGTTTGGAAGACCAATCAGAGGATTGCTTCCGGACATACGTACAGATCAACAACTAATGGATGATAGCGAACTGCGGGAACGTGATCAAGCGGCGAAATTCAATAGAAATATTCGGGAAGATATTCGACGAGGAGCCGGTAGTTCTGAAATAAGCATTGGAGATAAGGTACTAGTGTCTCGCCAGAAGCGTGATAAGGCCGATTCTGTTTACAAAAACGCATTGCACGAAGTAGTAAAAATAACAGGAGAAGGACGGGCAACTATTACAGACTTGACATCTAGCAAGACATTTGATCGAAATGTTAAGCATCTGAAGAGATTCAGAGAGAGAAGCCAAGAAAAGATGACAACTGGTAGAAACAAAAAGG AAACGCCAGGGGAAAATACACATTCGACAGGACAAAATTTAGATGGCTGTGGTTTGCAGGGAGAGGAGTCACCGATCGAAAACGTAATCTCATGCAGGGGTGAGACGGTTTCTAAGCGACGAGCGGCAAGAATAATTAAACGTCCACAACGATAT GTTGCTGCAACTAATATGttaccagatttagtcacaatcaagttgctaccATCGTTTTCGtctaacttgtgctgctcgggatgtgGCATCTCAATAACTATTACTACCTTGAGTTGGGTAACCGGCAGTGTGCGTGTAGTGTGTATGAAGAGCGAGAATAATAAACATATCGATAATGTTGAGCTGACAAGCGGTGTTTCTGCTATTCATAAATTCCTGGATATCACAGTTACGATGGAAGAGACGTACGGCATTGGGTATATTTTCCTTGCACCATTGGACTTTGCGAAAGCGGCTTTCGATGAGCTTAGTTTGTTCATCTGA